From the Methanobacteriaceae archaeon genome, one window contains:
- the thiC gene encoding phosphomethylpyrimidine synthase: MTQKSEAQKGNITPEMEIVAKQENIDVNKLARLIDLGKVVIPKNINGHSKPCGIGEGLKTKINANIGSSSKIDDIELEINKAKLAQEYGADALMDLSTGSDLKLFRKKIMDAVDICIGTVPIYEAGVVTLNKNKEIIDMDPDDIFKAIENQAKEGVDFMTLHCGITKDLVEKLKAANRMMGIVSRGGTFMASWINHNDMENPLYENYDYLLELSYEYDITLSLGDGLRPGCLADASDIPQIQELVNLGGLVKRAQDANVQVMVEGPGHMPLNQIKANMEIQKTICHGAPFYVLGPLVTDLAPGYDHITGAIGGAIAASAGANFLCYVTPAEHLSLPSLEDVKEGVIASKIAAEAADVAKGLESAWTQERAMAKARKEFDWEKQFSLALDKSKPRTYREKCGLDDNEMCAMCGEYCAVKIAKGDF, encoded by the coding sequence TTGACTCAAAAAAGTGAAGCACAAAAAGGCAATATCACTCCAGAAATGGAGATTGTTGCAAAACAAGAAAATATTGATGTAAATAAATTAGCTAGATTAATAGACTTAGGAAAAGTCGTAATTCCAAAAAACATTAATGGACACTCAAAACCATGTGGTATTGGGGAAGGTCTTAAAACTAAAATCAATGCAAATATTGGTTCATCTTCAAAAATTGATGATATTGAATTAGAAATCAATAAAGCGAAATTAGCACAAGAATACGGTGCAGATGCATTGATGGATTTATCAACAGGTTCTGATTTGAAATTATTTAGAAAAAAAATCATGGATGCAGTAGATATCTGTATTGGAACCGTTCCTATTTATGAAGCAGGTGTTGTAACCCTTAACAAGAATAAGGAAATCATTGACATGGATCCTGACGATATCTTCAAAGCAATCGAAAATCAGGCAAAAGAAGGAGTTGACTTTATGACACTCCACTGCGGAATCACTAAAGACTTAGTTGAGAAATTAAAAGCAGCAAACAGGATGATGGGTATTGTAAGTCGTGGAGGAACATTCATGGCTTCCTGGATCAATCATAATGACATGGAAAACCCATTATATGAAAATTACGATTACCTTTTAGAATTATCTTATGAATATGACATTACATTATCATTAGGTGACGGTTTAAGACCAGGTTGTTTAGCTGATGCAAGTGATATCCCTCAAATTCAAGAGCTTGTAAACTTAGGAGGTCTTGTTAAAAGAGCACAGGATGCAAATGTTCAGGTAATGGTTGAAGGACCAGGACACATGCCACTAAATCAAATCAAGGCAAATATGGAAATCCAAAAAACCATTTGTCACGGAGCTCCATTTTACGTATTAGGACCTCTTGTAACTGATCTTGCACCAGGTTATGATCATATCACAGGAGCAATCGGAGGAGCAATAGCTGCATCTGCAGGAGCTAACTTCCTTTGTTATGTAACCCCTGCAGAACACTTATCACTTCCAAGCTTGGAAGATGTTAAAGAAGGAGTAATTGCATCAAAAATAGCTGCAGAAGCTGCAGATGTTGCTAAAGGTCTTGAATCTGCATGGACTCAGGAACGTGCAATGGCAAAAGCAAGAAAAGAATTTGACTGGGAAAAACAATTTAGTCTCGCACTTGACAAATCCAAACCAAGAACATACCGTGAAAAATGTGGACTTGATGACAATGAAATGTGTGCAATGTGCGGAGAATACTGTGCAGTTAAAATAGCTAAAGGCGATTTCTAA
- a CDS encoding ATP-dependent DNA ligase, with translation MKYQELVDVYSSLEATTKRLEKTQIISDFLKKLDEETIEKVGLLILGVVFPAWSSEEIGIGGKLVERAVAEAVGTTQAAVEDAVRDEGDIGLACIKLYAKKTQMTFFSQPLTIDFVFNSLRKLSQIKGSRSTNRKIAVILELLSQASPTEAKYLTRTITEELRIGVGDGVVRDAIAQAFNIDKKVVERAQMLTNDFSVVARTAKEQGSAGLEKLNLTPGNPVKPMLAQLAPPLEEIIPEMGMAICDTKYDGIRLQVHRSNDEIKIFTRRLENITHALPEIVELFDEHLPHDDYIVEGEVIATRNGKPLPFQNILHRVRRKHNVEEAIENVPLKVYLFDVMYYQVPMIDEPLKNRRNILESIVDTSVDEMNLSTMKIGTPDNIDEIQQLFETSIRDGHEGIMIKDAYEPYIPGLRGKKMLKYKAEPETLDMIIIGGTYGIGKRGDFVGSYLVALRDENNEFKSVAYAATGLDDATLEYLTNKMKELEISTKGREIIVEPKIVLEIAFSEIVESPEYETGYSLRFPVVKNIRKDKGPMDVDTVERLISMYNTGN, from the coding sequence ATGAAATATCAAGAATTAGTAGATGTTTACTCAAGTCTTGAGGCAACAACCAAAAGGCTTGAAAAAACACAAATCATTTCAGATTTTCTAAAAAAATTAGATGAAGAAACCATTGAAAAAGTTGGACTTTTGATTTTAGGAGTTGTATTTCCGGCTTGGAGTTCAGAAGAGATTGGTATTGGTGGAAAATTAGTTGAAAGAGCAGTAGCTGAAGCTGTTGGAACAACACAGGCTGCAGTAGAAGATGCTGTTCGTGACGAAGGAGATATTGGTCTTGCATGTATTAAATTATATGCTAAAAAAACCCAGATGACATTCTTCTCACAGCCATTGACAATTGATTTTGTATTCAACAGCTTACGTAAATTATCACAAATTAAAGGTTCACGTTCTACTAATCGTAAAATTGCAGTTATTTTAGAATTGTTAAGCCAAGCAAGCCCAACAGAAGCTAAATACTTAACCCGTACAATAACAGAGGAGTTAAGAATTGGTGTAGGAGATGGAGTAGTTAGAGATGCAATTGCACAGGCATTCAACATTGATAAAAAAGTTGTTGAAAGAGCACAGATGCTTACAAATGACTTTTCCGTTGTTGCAAGAACTGCAAAAGAACAGGGAAGTGCCGGTTTAGAAAAACTTAACCTTACTCCAGGAAATCCGGTAAAACCTATGCTTGCTCAGCTTGCACCACCTCTAGAAGAGATTATTCCGGAGATGGGGATGGCAATTTGTGATACCAAATATGACGGTATCAGACTCCAGGTTCACAGATCAAATGATGAGATTAAAATCTTTACAAGAAGGCTTGAAAACATCACACACGCTCTTCCAGAGATTGTTGAGTTATTTGATGAACACTTACCTCATGATGATTATATTGTGGAAGGTGAAGTTATTGCAACAAGAAATGGAAAACCTCTACCTTTCCAAAACATCCTTCACAGAGTTAGAAGAAAACATAATGTTGAAGAAGCTATTGAAAATGTTCCTTTAAAAGTATACCTGTTTGACGTAATGTATTATCAAGTTCCAATGATTGATGAGCCTCTTAAAAACAGAAGAAACATTCTTGAGTCTATTGTGGATACTTCTGTTGATGAGATGAATTTAAGTACAATGAAAATAGGAACTCCTGACAATATTGACGAGATTCAACAGCTATTTGAAACCTCAATTAGAGATGGTCACGAAGGAATTATGATTAAAGACGCTTATGAACCATATATTCCAGGTCTTAGAGGTAAAAAAATGCTTAAATACAAAGCAGAACCTGAAACACTTGATATGATCATTATTGGTGGAACCTATGGAATTGGAAAAAGAGGAGATTTCGTTGGGTCTTATTTAGTTGCACTTAGAGATGAAAACAACGAGTTTAAAAGTGTAGCATATGCTGCAACTGGTCTTGACGATGCAACATTGGAATATTTAACCAACAAGATGAAAGAACTTGAGATTTCAACAAAAGGACGTGAGATTATTGTTGAACCGAAAATTGTTTTAGAAATCGCATTTTCTGAAATCGTTGAATCACCAGAATACGAAACAGGATATTCCTTAAGATTCCCTGTTGTTAAAAATATAAGAAAAGATAAAGGTCCAATGGATGTGGACACTGTTGAGAGATTAATTTCCATGTATAATACTGGAAATTAA